The Desulfovibrio sp. UIB00 DNA window CCTGCCCGGCGCGCAGCGGGCGCTGGAAAAGCGCATTCCACTCATTGAAGGGCTGGCAGGGCTGACGCTTGCCAGTATTGCCCTCTGGCTGGTGCTGCGGCCCCTGTTCTACTGAGCATGCCGAAAAAAAAGACAGAAAGCCCGCGTCACTGCAACGCGGGCTTTCTTTGTATCAGGCAGATATATCTCAGGATAATTGTTCAGGGACGCGGACTTTCGGGGAAGGAATCCGCCCCCGTAACGCATCTTACCGCCTCCGAAAACTAGGGCGCATCGGGATTCAGCTCAATCTCCACAGGCGAGGTGATGGTCAACTCATGCTTGACCTCGGCCTTGCCGCCCGCAGGCGCATCCACATTCCAGAACAGCAGATGTTCCTTGGCATCCTGCTGGGCCTGCGGTTTGTCGCGGTAGGTCACGGTAACGCCCTGATCCACCAGCATGGGCATGGGCCGCTCAAGGCGCACGGTCACGGCCCTGTCGCGGGTGTTGCGCACGGTATACGTCCAGCCCCATGTCCAGGTACGGCTCTTGCCGATAAAGCCCTTTTCGCCGCGCTGGCGCAGATCGGCGGCGGCATTGACCTGCACGCGCGGGTCAGCGCCAAAGTAGAGCGTAACCTCGTTGCCCTTGGGGCGGAACTGCCCCATACCCACGCTCTGCCCGTCCACGCTGAACTCCGCATGGCCGTCAGGCCAAGCCTGTCCCTCGGGCAGGGTATGGCGCGCCATGAGCCACACGCGGCTGTCGCCCACGGAGGGACGCGCCAGCCACTGCAAGGGGGCCTTCCATTCATCCGCCAGCACCAGCAGACGCGAACGGCCTTCAGGCAAGCCCTTTTCTCCGGGCGTCCAGGCGGCGTACATACCACTGGTGTCGGCTTCTACAGGCGCGGCAGGGGCAGGAGCAGCTTCGGACATGGCGGCATCGGCTGTCATCAGCATACGCGGGGCCGCCTTGGCAAGGGGCTGGGCCACGGGCTGAGGTTGGGAATCAATCACCCAGTGCGGCAAAGGCATGGGTTCGCGCGGGCCTTGCCCACGGGAAACAAGCGTCAGGCGCGTGTCTGTCCAGTCCATGCCGGAGAACTGCCACACCTCGGCCATAAAGCGCACGCTCACGGCATCGCCCTTGCCCTTGTCGGGCTGTACGTCAAAAACATAGGCAGGCCGCCAGCCGCAATTGCGCAGCGTATAACTGTAACGCACAGGCAGCGTGGTTGCGGATACCTGCTTTTGCAGGGTGATAAGCACTGTCTGCCCAAGCTCTGGGCTTGGCGGCAACTGCTGCAATTCCTGCTTCAACAGTGCCAGACGGCGCTCCAGCTCGGCCTTTTCGTAGCTGAGGGCTGGCACTACCTCGGCCACGCGCTTTTCGCGCTGGGTCATATCCTGAAAGCTGCCCTCGGCGGGCGCGCCTTCCCACAGGGCCAACTGGGCCTTTACGGCCTCAAGCTTGCCCGCGAGGGTCATCAGCGCGTGCTGGCGCTCTTCGCGCAGTTTTGCAAGATTGCCGCCCTGATCGAGAGTCTGGGGCAAAAACGCCCAGCGCACGATGGTATGGCCCGGTATGGAGACCTGAAAATTCTCGGCCCCGGCGGGCAGCACTACGCGCACCTGACTTGCGCCATCGGTGGAAACCACAGGCGCCTGCTGCTCCACCTCAAGCAACCCGCCGGAAGGCGTGAGGCGCGCGGCCTTCGGCACTGCTGGCGTGTTGGGCAAGGGTGCGGCCAGAGCGCTCAAAGAAAACAATCCGCTCAAAAAGCAGAGGGTAAGAGCAAGCAAGGCAGGCCGCCCGCTGGCAGATCTGCGGCAAATGCCAAGACCGGAAAGGAAAAAACGCAGGGGAGAAAGGACGGTGTACGACATTGGCCCTCCGGCGAAAACCGCCGCATACAAAGCCGCCGCGCCGCAAGATGCAGCGCGGCGGCGGGCGGCTAACGCGTCAGTTTGCGGTACTTGATGCGGTGCGGCGTGTCGGCGTCTTTGCCGAGCCGCTTTTTACGGTCTTCTTCGTAGTCCGTATAGTTGCCTTCATAAAACACCACGCTGGAATCGCCTTCAAAGGCCATGATGTGCGTGGCCACGCGGTCCAGGAACCAGCGGTCATGGCTGATAACCAGCACGCAACCGGCAAAGTTGTCCAGCGCGTCTTCAAGGGCGCGCATGGTGTTTACGTCAATATCGTTGGTGGGTTCGTCAAGCAGCAGCACGTTTGCGCCAGACTTGAGCATGCAGGCCAGATGCACGCGGTTGCGTTCACCGCCCGAAAGCACGTCCACCTTCTTCTGCTGGTCAGCGCCGTGGAAGTTGAAACGCGTGCAATAGGCGCGGGCGTTGACTTCACGCCCGCCCAGCTTGATGACTTCAGCGCCATCGCTGATGATCTCATACACCGTCTTGCCGGGCGTGAGCGATTCACGGCCCTGATCCACATAGGCAAACTGCACGGTTTCTCCCACCTTGAGCGTGCCTGTGTCGGGCTTTTCCTGCCCCACAAGCATCTTGAACAGGGTGGTCTTGCCCGCGCCGTTGGGGCCGATAATGCCCACAATGGCACCGGGGGGGATAATGGCGTTGACATTTTCCATCAGTTCCCTTTCGCCCATGCCCTTGCTGACGCCCTCAAGCTCAAAAACGACCTTGCCCAGACGCTGTCCCGGCGGAATGTAGATTTCCAGATCAGGCGCGCGCTTTTCACTTTCGTGGGAAAGCATGGCCTCGTAGGCGTTAAGGCGCGCCTTGCCCTTGGCGTGACGGCCCTTGGCCGACATGCGCACCCATTCCAGCTCGCGTTGCAGGGTCTTCTGACGGTCGGCTTCGGTTCTTTCTTCGTTGGCAAGGCGCTTCTGCTTCTGCTCCAGCCAGGAAGAATAGTTGCCCTTCCACGGA harbors:
- a CDS encoding DUF4139 domain-containing protein, which produces MSYTVLSPLRFFLSGLGICRRSASGRPALLALTLCFLSGLFSLSALAAPLPNTPAVPKAARLTPSGGLLEVEQQAPVVSTDGASQVRVVLPAGAENFQVSIPGHTIVRWAFLPQTLDQGGNLAKLREERQHALMTLAGKLEAVKAQLALWEGAPAEGSFQDMTQREKRVAEVVPALSYEKAELERRLALLKQELQQLPPSPELGQTVLITLQKQVSATTLPVRYSYTLRNCGWRPAYVFDVQPDKGKGDAVSVRFMAEVWQFSGMDWTDTRLTLVSRGQGPREPMPLPHWVIDSQPQPVAQPLAKAAPRMLMTADAAMSEAAPAPAAPVEADTSGMYAAWTPGEKGLPEGRSRLLVLADEWKAPLQWLARPSVGDSRVWLMARHTLPEGQAWPDGHAEFSVDGQSVGMGQFRPKGNEVTLYFGADPRVQVNAAADLRQRGEKGFIGKSRTWTWGWTYTVRNTRDRAVTVRLERPMPMLVDQGVTVTYRDKPQAQQDAKEHLLFWNVDAPAGGKAEVKHELTITSPVEIELNPDAP
- the ettA gene encoding energy-dependent translational throttle protein EttA, with amino-acid sequence MSNEPDKIIYSMIRVTKRHGQKEVLKDISLSYFYGAKIGVLGLNGAGKSSLLRILAGVDQAFDGKTVLAPGYTIGYLEQEPLKDETRTVREVVEDGVSNLTAIAREFEEINAKFAEPMEADEMDALIARQAEVQELMDAKNVWDLDSRLEMAMDALRCPPGDMPVAQISGGERRRVALCRLLLESPDILLLDEPTNHLDAESVAWLERFLSTFPGTVIAVTHDRYFLDNVAGWILELDRGRGIPWKGNYSSWLEQKQKRLANEERTEADRQKTLQRELEWVRMSAKGRHAKGKARLNAYEAMLSHESEKRAPDLEIYIPPGQRLGKVVFELEGVSKGMGERELMENVNAIIPPGAIVGIIGPNGAGKTTLFKMLVGQEKPDTGTLKVGETVQFAYVDQGRESLTPGKTVYEIISDGAEVIKLGGREVNARAYCTRFNFHGADQQKKVDVLSGGERNRVHLACMLKSGANVLLLDEPTNDIDVNTMRALEDALDNFAGCVLVISHDRWFLDRVATHIMAFEGDSSVVFYEGNYTDYEEDRKKRLGKDADTPHRIKYRKLTR